A window of bacterium genomic DNA:
GACGCGGCGTCCCAGTGTCGTCTACGAGACGACGCCGGCCGCTGACGACCTCTTCCCCAAAGGCTACGAAGCATTTGCCGCCGACGTGCTCGACGCGCTGGACCGGAACGAGCCGGACGGACTCGCGCGCACCCTGAAGTCGGTCGGCGACGAATGGATCGAACGCGACGGCCCGCGGGTAGTCCGGCTGAGCGGCCGCGAGCGGCTCGAAGAGGTGAGAAAAATTCTCGCCGAGCGCGGCTTCATGCCGGTGCTAACCTCGGAAGCCGGCGAGCAGCTACTGCGCGAGCACAACTGTCCGGTGATGCGCCTCGCGGTCGAGCACGCCGAAGTGTGCGACATGGTGCACCGGTGGCTCGAGTCGCTGGTCGGGGGACGCCTCACGCGTGTTCGCTGCATGCGGCACGGGGAGCCGTTTTCTGAATACCGGATCGGTAACCCTACGTAGCCGGCCTACATCTCAGACCACACGTGGGCATGCCAATACCCGCGCGCGAGAACGGAAGGGGCTATAATAGGTAGTGTCGTAGACCGGCTCTATAGGCGAGCGGGAATAGCTCAGTGGTAGAGCATCTGCTTCCCAAGCAGAGGGTCGCGGGTTCGAATCCCGTTTCCCGCTCCAGGCCGCTCAAAGAAGAGGCATCCTCGAAACTTCTGACCGAATTGGAATCGACGACCGAACCTCGTGTGCTGGTCACCGGGGCGACCGGATTGGTAGGCCGTGCAATTGTCGGTGCCCTGCCGAAGCGCAACGACCCCGTCCGCATCTTGGCGCGAGACGCGGAGCGCGCGCGTGCGCTCTTGGGTCGCAAGTGGAAATCTACACCGGAGACCTTGGAGACCAAGATCGCCGCACCCGGCTATGCTCCTCGCATCGACGCTCGCGCCGGACTGCAGTCGGAGATTCGAAGGGTCCTCGACCCCTAAACCAAGTCTGTGACGGTATCCGTACGCCGCGCCAGTGGGGCGCCGTGCCGGATTCCGGCAAGGCCCCGGGCCACGTCGCCGACAGCGGCGTGGCTGCTCCTCCGTGCGCCGCGTCCCGCGTGGCCTAGCTTATCTGCGACGACGGTGCGGTATGCGGTTTCGTACATTTCGGCCATACGGCGCGCAGAAAAGTGGTT
This region includes:
- a CDS encoding winged helix-turn-helix transcriptional regulator encodes the protein MRDTRREILERIRVRGGQTVPDLVAALRLTRTAVLNHLTALQAEGFVKRRGMRRGTRRPSVVYETTPAADDLFPKGYEAFAADVLDALDRNEPDGLARTLKSVGDEWIERDGPRVVRLSGRERLEEVRKILAERGFMPVLTSEAGEQLLREHNCPVMRLAVEHAEVCDMVHRWLESLVGGRLTRVRCMRHGEPFSEYRIGNPT